GATCCGGAGTGGGAGATCGGCGAGACAGCGAGTCTGACGGTCGCAGACACCAATAGTCCGACACTCGATTCGGGGTCGACCGTCTCCGTTCGGATGTATTGGGAGAACAAACCGGTGATTCGAACTGAAACGCAGGTGTAGCAGTGTCTCGGGGAGACTGTGCGGCTATTTCTCGGGGACAGTCGCAACCGTGGTGATCGCTTTCGGACTCCCCGAACTGGCCTGCTGGATGTGGTGTTCGAACTCGGTGTAACCCGCCTCGGTGAACATCCGGTCGGCCTCGCTTTCGTCGTAAAACAGCATGATGGCGTCGGCGAGTTTCTGCATCACTTTCGAGTTGGGGTAGTCCGGCCCAACTACCAGCACGCGGCCGCCGGGTTTGGTGACTCGGCGGAACTCTTCGAGGGCGTCGACGGGGTTGGGCCAGTACTCGATGGAGCCCGACGACCACAGATGGTCGAAACTGTTGTCGGCAAACGGGAGCCGTTCGGCGTCGCCACGATGGAAGTTGACGTCACCGTTTTTTCCGAACTTTTTGAACGCCTTCTGCATCTGATGAATGGACTGGTCGAGACAGTACACCTCATCAGTGTGCTGGAGGAGTCCCTCGGTCGCAAAGCCGGTGCCGCTGCCGACGTCGAGGACTCGGTCGCCGGGCTGGATGGCGAGCCACGACAGCGCCTCGTCCCGCATCGGTTCGTTCCAGATGAAGGGGTTGATCGTGTCGTAG
This sequence is a window from Halohasta litchfieldiae. Protein-coding genes within it:
- a CDS encoding methyltransferase domain-containing protein, yielding MGLLENKARARLFYKYLSKVYDTINPFIWNEPMRDEALSWLAIQPGDRVLDVGSGTGFATEGLLQHTDEVYCLDQSIHQMQKAFKKFGKNGDVNFHRGDAERLPFADNSFDHLWSSGSIEYWPNPVDALEEFRRVTKPGGRVLVVGPDYPNSKVMQKLADAIMLFYDESEADRMFTEAGYTEFEHHIQQASSGSPKAITTVATVPEK